One window from the genome of Ovis canadensis isolate MfBH-ARS-UI-01 breed Bighorn chromosome 21, ARS-UI_OviCan_v2, whole genome shotgun sequence encodes:
- the TMEM151A gene encoding transmembrane protein 151A: MPEDGGGDSGDVPEITPDGEPLREEQRPLKQSLGSSLCRESHWKCLLLTLLIHACGAVVAWCRLATVPRLVLGPEAALARGGGGPPPTYPASPCSDGYLYIPLAFVSLLYLLYLAECWHCHVRSCQAPRTDASTVLALIRRLQQAPPCVWWKATSYHYVRRTRQITRYRNGDAYTTTQVYHERADSRTARGEFDYSAHGVRDVSKELVGLADHAATRLRFTKCFSFGSAEAEASYLTQRARFFSANEGLDDYLEAREGMHLKDVDFRESLMVFADPRSPPWYARAWVFWLVSAATLSWPLRVVAAYGTAHVHYQVEKLFGASSPPPGAVPSGPPLSRVATVDFTELEWHICSNRQLVPSYSEAVVMGAGSGAYLRGCQRCRRSVSSNSLPPARPSGPRLPFSRSRLSLGAGGRATPGVFRSLSGGPLGRRGEDTEPLESPPCYEDALYFPVLIVHGDSGCQGDGQGAL; this comes from the exons ATGCCCGAGGACGGCGGTGGCGACAGCGGGGACGTGCCCGAGATCACCCCGGACGGCGAGCCGCTGCGGGAGGAG CAGCGGCCCCTGAAGCAGTCTCTGGGAAGCTCTCTGTGCCGCGAGTCGCACTGGAAGTGCCTGCTTCTCACCCTGCTCATCCACGCCTGCGGCGCCGTGGTGGCCTGGTGCCGCCTGGCCACGGTGCCCCGGCTGGTCCTGGGGCCAGAGGCCGCCCTGGCCCGCGGAGGTGGGGGGCCGCCGCCCACCTACCCGGCCAGCCCCTGCTCCGACGGCTACCTGTACATCCCCCTGGCCTTTGTCTCCCTCCTCTACCTCCTCTACCTGGCCGAGTGCTGGCACTGTCACGTGCGGTCCTGCCAGGCGCCGCGCACCGACGCCAGCACCGTGCTCGCCCTGATCCGCCGGCTGCAGCAGGCGCCGCCCTGCGTCTGGTGGAAGGCCACCAGCTACCACTACGTGCGGCGCACCCGCCAGATCACCCGCTACCGCAACGGCGACGCCTACACCACCACGCAGGTCTACCACGAGAGGGCCGACAGCCGCACGGCGCGGGGCGAGTTCGACTACTCGGCGCACGGCGTCCGCGACGTCTCCAAGGAGCTCGTGGGCCTGGCCGACCACGCGGCCACGCGGCTGCGCTTCACCAAGTGCTTCAGCTTCGGCAGCGCCGAGGCCGAGGCCTCGTACCTCACCCAGCGGGCCCGCTTCTTCAGCGCCAACGAGGGCCTGGACGACTACCTGGAGGCCCGCGAGGGCATGCACCTGAAGGACGTGGACTTCCGCGAGTCCCTCATGGTGTTCGCCGACCCGCGCAGCCCGCCCTGGTACGCGCGCGCCTGGGTCTTCTGGCTGGTGTCGGCGGCCACGCTGTCCTGGCCGCTGCGCGTGGTGGCGGCCTACGGCACGGCCCACGTCCACTACCAGGTGGAGAAGCTCTTCGGCGCCAGCTCGCCCCCGCCCGGCGCCGTGCCCAGCGGGCCCCCGCTCTCCCGAGTGGCCACGGTGGACTTCACCGAGCTCGAGTGGCACATCTGCTCCAACCGGCAGCTGGTGCCCAGCTACTCGGAGGCCGTGGTCATGGGCGCCGGCTCGGGCGCCTACCTCCGAGGCTGCCAGCGCTGCCGCCGCTCCGTCAGCAGCAACTCGCTGCCGCCCGCCCGGCCCAGTGGGCCCCGCCTGCCTTTCAGCCGCAGCCGCCTCTCGCTGGGAGCCGGGGGTCGGGCCACGCCAGGGGTCTTCCGAAGCCTGAGCGGGGGGCCGCTGGGGCGCCGGGGGGAGGACACAGAGCCCCTGGAAAGCCCACCGTGCTATGAGGACGCCCTTTACTTCCCGGTGCTCATCGTCCACGGTGACAGCGGCTGCCAGGGGGATGGCCAGGGTGCTCTCTGA